A window from Flavobacterium gyeonganense encodes these proteins:
- a CDS encoding MarC family NAAT transporter, protein MDLFIYLFAALFSVLNPIGTVPIFVGLTHDDTNNERSRISLWTAINVFIILIVSFFIGQYVLTFFGISIDALRIAGGLVILNSGFSLLSGKISKKRGINKKIENDAQKRNDIALTPLAIPMLAGPGSISLLIAFYQEHHEIEEIIISSLAILAISIAIFIILKSAHYLARILGASGIVAISRIIGFIVIAIGIQYIVSSIINIIKGNLM, encoded by the coding sequence ATGGATTTATTCATTTATTTATTCGCTGCCCTTTTCTCTGTTTTGAATCCAATTGGTACTGTTCCTATTTTTGTAGGTCTTACTCATGATGACACCAACAATGAACGATCTAGAATTTCGTTATGGACCGCTATTAATGTTTTCATCATTTTAATCGTATCATTCTTTATTGGACAATATGTACTGACTTTTTTCGGAATCAGTATTGACGCTCTTCGTATTGCCGGCGGGCTAGTGATTTTAAATTCAGGATTTTCATTGTTATCTGGAAAAATCAGCAAGAAAAGAGGGATTAATAAAAAGATTGAAAACGATGCTCAAAAGAGAAATGATATTGCGTTGACGCCATTAGCAATTCCGATGTTGGCAGGACCAGGATCTATTTCGTTGTTAATTGCTTTTTATCAGGAACATCACGAAATTGAAGAAATAATTATTTCAAGTTTAGCAATTTTGGCAATTTCAATTGCAATTTTTATTATCCTGAAGAGTGCACACTATTTGGCGCGTATTTTAGGAGCTTCAGGTATTGTCGCTATTTCCAGAATAATTGGTTTTATTGTAATTGCTATAGGAATTCAATACATCGTTAGTTCTATAATTAATATCATAAAAGGAAATCTCATGTAG